The Pan troglodytes isolate AG18354 chromosome 1, NHGRI_mPanTro3-v2.0_pri, whole genome shotgun sequence genome includes a region encoding these proteins:
- the MUC1 gene encoding mucin-1 isoform X2: MTPGIQSPFFLLLLLTVLTATTAPKPATVVTGSGHASSAPGGEKETSATQRSSVPSSTEKNAVSMTSSVLSSHSPGSGSSTTQGQDVTLAPATEPASGSAATWGQDVTSVPVTRPALGSTTPPAHDVTSAPDNKPAPGSTAPTAHDVTSAPDTRPAPGSTAPPAHGVTSAPDTRPAPGSTAPPAHGVTSAPDTRPAPGSTAPPAHGVTSAPDTRPAPGSTAPPAHGVTSAPDTRPAPGSTAPPAHGVTSAPDTRPAPGSTAPPAHGVTSAPDTRPAPGSTAPPAHGVTSAPDTRPAPGSTAPPAHGVTSAPDTRPAPGSTAPPAHGVTSAPDTRPALGSTAPPVHGVTSAPDTRPALGSTAPPVHNVTSASGSASGSASTLVHNGTSARATTTPASKSTPFSIPSHHSDTPTTLASHSTKTDASSTHHSTVPPLTSSNHSTSPQLSTGVSFFFLSFHISNLRFNSSLEDPSTDYYQELQRDISEMFLQIYKQGGFLGLSNIKFRPGSVVVQLTLAFREGTINVHDVETQFNQYKTEAASRYNLTISDVSVSDVPFPFSAQSGAGVPGWGIALLVLVCVLVALAIVYLIALAVCQCRRKNYGQLDIFPARDTYHPMSEYPTYHTHGRYVPPSSTDRSPYEKVSAGNGGSSLSYTNPAVAATSANL; this comes from the exons ATGACACCGGGCATCCAGTCTCCTttcttcctgctgctgctcctcaCAGTGCTTACAG CTACCACAGCCCCTAAACCCGCAACAGTTGTTACAGGTTCTGGTCATGCAAGCTCTGCCCCAGGTGGAGAAAAGGAGACTTCGGCTACCCAAAGAAGTTCAGTGCCCAGCTCTACTGAGAAGAATGCTGTGAGTATGACCAGCAGCGTACTCTCCAGCCACAGCCCCGGTTCAGGCTCCTCCACCACTCAGGGACAGGATGTCACTCTGGCCCCGGCCACGGAACCAGCTTCAGGTTCAGCTGCCACCTGGGGACAGGATGTCACCTCGGTCCCAGTCACCAGGCCAGCCCTGGGCTCCACCACCCCGCCAGCCCACGATGTCACCTCAGCCCCGGACAACAAGCCAGCCCCAGGCTCCACCGCCCCCACAGCCCACGATGTCACCTCGGCCCCGGACACCAGGCCGGCCCCGGGCTCCACCGCCCCCCCAGCCCACGGTGTCACCTCGGCCCCGGACACCAGGCCCGCCCCGGGCTCCACCGCCCCCCCAGCCCACGGTGTCACCTCGGCCCCGGACACCAGGCCGGCCCCGGGCTCCACCGCCCCCCCAGCCCACGGTGTCACCTCGGCCCCGGACACCAGGCCCGCCCCGGGCTCCACCGCCCCCCCAGCCCACGGTGTCACCTCGGCCCCGGACACCAGGCCGGCCCCGGGCTCCACCGCCCCCCCAGCCCACGGTGTCACCTCGGCCCCGGACACCAGGCCCGCCCCGGGCTCCACCGCCCCCCCAGCCCACGGTGTCACCTCGGCCCCGGACACCAGGCCCGCCCCGGGCTCCACCGCCCCCCCAGCCCACGGTGTCACCTCGGCCCCGGACACCAGGCCGGCCCCGGGCTCCACCGCCCCCCCAGCCCACGGTGTCACCTCGGCCCCGGACACCAGGCCGGCCCCGGGCTCCACCGCCCCCCCAGCCCACGGTGTCACCTCGGCCCCGGACACCAGGCCGGCCCTGGGCTCCACCGCCCCCCCAGTCCACGGTGTCACCTCGGCCCCGGACACCAGGCCCGCCTTGGGCTCCACCGCCCCTCCAGTCCACAATGTCACCTCAGCATCAGGCTCTGCATCAGGCTCAGCTTCTACTCTGGTGCACAACGGCACCTCTGCCAGGGCTACCACAACCCCAGCCAGCAAGAGCACTCCATTCTCAATTCCCAGCCACCACTCTGATACTCCTACCACCCTTGCCAGCCATAGCACCAAGACTGATGCCAGTAGCACTCACCATAGCACGGTACCTCCTCTCACCTCCTCCAATCACAGCACTTCTCCCCAGTTGTCTACTGgggtctctttctttttcctgtcttttcacatttcaaacctCCGGTTTAATTCCTCTCTGGAAGATCCCAGCACCGACTACTACCAAGAGCTGCAGAGAGACATTTCTGAAATG TTTTTGCAGATTTATAAACAAGGGGGTTTTCTGGGCCTCTCCAATATTAAGTTCAG GCCAGGATCTGTGGTGGTACAATTGACTCTGGCGTTCCGAGAAGGTACCATCAATGTCCACGACGTGGAGACACAGTTCAATCAGTATAAAACGGAAGCAGCCTCTCGATATAACCTGACGATCTCAGACGTCAGCG TGAGTGATGTGCCATTTCCTTTCTCTGCCCAGTCTGGGGCTGGGGTGCCAGGCTGGGGCATCGCGCTGCTGGTGCTGGTCTGTGTTCTGGTTGCGCTGGCCATTGTCTATCTCATTGCCTTG GCTGTCTGTCAGTGCCGCCGAAAGAACTACGGGCAGCTGGACATCTTTCCAGCCCGGGATACCTACCATCCTATGAGCGAGTACCCCACCTACCACACCCATGGGCGCTATGTGCCCCCTAGCAGTACCGATCGTAGCCCCTATGAGAAG GTTTCTGCAGGTAATGGTGGCAGCAGCCTCTCTTACACAAACCCAGCAGTGGCAGCCACTTCTGCCAACTTGTAG
- the MUC1 gene encoding mucin-1 isoform X9, translating to MTPGIQSPFFLLLLLTVLTATTAPKPATVVTGSGHASSAPGGEKETSATQRSSVPSSTEKNAIPAPTTTKSCRETFLKWPGSVVVQLTLAFREGTINVHDVETQFNQYKTEAASRYNLTISDVSVSDVPFPFSAQSGAGVPGWGIALLVLVCVLVALAIVYLIALAVCQCRRKNYGQLDIFPARDTYHPMSEYPTYHTHGRYVPPSSTDRSPYEKVSAGNGGSSLSYTNPAVAATSANL from the exons ATGACACCGGGCATCCAGTCTCCTttcttcctgctgctgctcctcaCAGTGCTTACAG CTACCACAGCCCCTAAACCCGCAACAGTTGTTACAGGTTCTGGTCATGCAAGCTCTGCCCCAGGTGGAGAAAAGGAGACTTCGGCTACCCAAAGAAGTTCAGTGCCCAGCTCTACTGAGAAGAATGCT ATCCCAGCACCGACTACTACCAAGAGCTGCAGAGAGACATTTCTGAAATG GCCAGGATCTGTGGTGGTACAATTGACTCTGGCGTTCCGAGAAGGTACCATCAATGTCCACGACGTGGAGACACAGTTCAATCAGTATAAAACGGAAGCAGCCTCTCGATATAACCTGACGATCTCAGACGTCAGCG TGAGTGATGTGCCATTTCCTTTCTCTGCCCAGTCTGGGGCTGGGGTGCCAGGCTGGGGCATCGCGCTGCTGGTGCTGGTCTGTGTTCTGGTTGCGCTGGCCATTGTCTATCTCATTGCCTTG GCTGTCTGTCAGTGCCGCCGAAAGAACTACGGGCAGCTGGACATCTTTCCAGCCCGGGATACCTACCATCCTATGAGCGAGTACCCCACCTACCACACCCATGGGCGCTATGTGCCCCCTAGCAGTACCGATCGTAGCCCCTATGAGAAG GTTTCTGCAGGTAATGGTGGCAGCAGCCTCTCTTACACAAACCCAGCAGTGGCAGCCACTTCTGCCAACTTGTAG
- the MUC1 gene encoding mucin-1 isoform X11, whose amino-acid sequence MTPGIQSPFFLLLLLTVLTATTAPKPATVVTGSGHASSAPGGEKETSATQRSSVPSSTEKNAIPAPTTTKSCRETFLKCFCRFINKGVFWASPILSSVSDVPFPFSAQSGAGVPGWGIALLVLVCVLVALAIVYLIALAVCQCRRKNYGQLDIFPARDTYHPMSEYPTYHTHGRYVPPSSTDRSPYEKVSAGNGGSSLSYTNPAVAATSANL is encoded by the exons ATGACACCGGGCATCCAGTCTCCTttcttcctgctgctgctcctcaCAGTGCTTACAG CTACCACAGCCCCTAAACCCGCAACAGTTGTTACAGGTTCTGGTCATGCAAGCTCTGCCCCAGGTGGAGAAAAGGAGACTTCGGCTACCCAAAGAAGTTCAGTGCCCAGCTCTACTGAGAAGAATGCT ATCCCAGCACCGACTACTACCAAGAGCTGCAGAGAGACATTTCTGAAATG TTTTTGCAGATTTATAAACAAGGGGGTTTTCTGGGCCTCTCCAATATTAAGTTCAG TGAGTGATGTGCCATTTCCTTTCTCTGCCCAGTCTGGGGCTGGGGTGCCAGGCTGGGGCATCGCGCTGCTGGTGCTGGTCTGTGTTCTGGTTGCGCTGGCCATTGTCTATCTCATTGCCTTG GCTGTCTGTCAGTGCCGCCGAAAGAACTACGGGCAGCTGGACATCTTTCCAGCCCGGGATACCTACCATCCTATGAGCGAGTACCCCACCTACCACACCCATGGGCGCTATGTGCCCCCTAGCAGTACCGATCGTAGCCCCTATGAGAAG GTTTCTGCAGGTAATGGTGGCAGCAGCCTCTCTTACACAAACCCAGCAGTGGCAGCCACTTCTGCCAACTTGTAG
- the MUC1 gene encoding mucin-1 isoform X10 — MTPGIQSPFFLLLLLTVLTVVTGSGHASSAPGGEKETSATQRSSVPSSTEKNAIPAPTTTKSCRETFLKWPGSVVVQLTLAFREGTINVHDVETQFNQYKTEAASRYNLTISDVSVSDVPFPFSAQSGAGVPGWGIALLVLVCVLVALAIVYLIALAVCQCRRKNYGQLDIFPARDTYHPMSEYPTYHTHGRYVPPSSTDRSPYEKVSAGNGGSSLSYTNPAVAATSANL; from the exons ATGACACCGGGCATCCAGTCTCCTttcttcctgctgctgctcctcaCAGTGCTTACAG TTGTTACAGGTTCTGGTCATGCAAGCTCTGCCCCAGGTGGAGAAAAGGAGACTTCGGCTACCCAAAGAAGTTCAGTGCCCAGCTCTACTGAGAAGAATGCT ATCCCAGCACCGACTACTACCAAGAGCTGCAGAGAGACATTTCTGAAATG GCCAGGATCTGTGGTGGTACAATTGACTCTGGCGTTCCGAGAAGGTACCATCAATGTCCACGACGTGGAGACACAGTTCAATCAGTATAAAACGGAAGCAGCCTCTCGATATAACCTGACGATCTCAGACGTCAGCG TGAGTGATGTGCCATTTCCTTTCTCTGCCCAGTCTGGGGCTGGGGTGCCAGGCTGGGGCATCGCGCTGCTGGTGCTGGTCTGTGTTCTGGTTGCGCTGGCCATTGTCTATCTCATTGCCTTG GCTGTCTGTCAGTGCCGCCGAAAGAACTACGGGCAGCTGGACATCTTTCCAGCCCGGGATACCTACCATCCTATGAGCGAGTACCCCACCTACCACACCCATGGGCGCTATGTGCCCCCTAGCAGTACCGATCGTAGCCCCTATGAGAAG GTTTCTGCAGGTAATGGTGGCAGCAGCCTCTCTTACACAAACCCAGCAGTGGCAGCCACTTCTGCCAACTTGTAG
- the MUC1 gene encoding mucin-1 isoform X5 — protein MTPGIQSPFFLLLLLTVLTATTAPKPATVVTGSGHASSAPGGEKETSATQRSSVPSSTEKNALSTGVSFFFLSFHISNLRFNSSLEDPSTDYYQELQRDISEMFLQIYKQGGFLGLSNIKFRPGSVVVQLTLAFREGTINVHDVETQFNQYKTEAASRYNLTISDVSVSDVPFPFSAQSGAGVPGWGIALLVLVCVLVALAIVYLIALAVCQCRRKNYGQLDIFPARDTYHPMSEYPTYHTHGRYVPPSSTDRSPYEKVSAGNGGSSLSYTNPAVAATSANL, from the exons ATGACACCGGGCATCCAGTCTCCTttcttcctgctgctgctcctcaCAGTGCTTACAG CTACCACAGCCCCTAAACCCGCAACAGTTGTTACAGGTTCTGGTCATGCAAGCTCTGCCCCAGGTGGAGAAAAGGAGACTTCGGCTACCCAAAGAAGTTCAGTGCCCAGCTCTACTGAGAAGAATGCT TTGTCTACTGgggtctctttctttttcctgtcttttcacatttcaaacctCCGGTTTAATTCCTCTCTGGAAGATCCCAGCACCGACTACTACCAAGAGCTGCAGAGAGACATTTCTGAAATG TTTTTGCAGATTTATAAACAAGGGGGTTTTCTGGGCCTCTCCAATATTAAGTTCAG GCCAGGATCTGTGGTGGTACAATTGACTCTGGCGTTCCGAGAAGGTACCATCAATGTCCACGACGTGGAGACACAGTTCAATCAGTATAAAACGGAAGCAGCCTCTCGATATAACCTGACGATCTCAGACGTCAGCG TGAGTGATGTGCCATTTCCTTTCTCTGCCCAGTCTGGGGCTGGGGTGCCAGGCTGGGGCATCGCGCTGCTGGTGCTGGTCTGTGTTCTGGTTGCGCTGGCCATTGTCTATCTCATTGCCTTG GCTGTCTGTCAGTGCCGCCGAAAGAACTACGGGCAGCTGGACATCTTTCCAGCCCGGGATACCTACCATCCTATGAGCGAGTACCCCACCTACCACACCCATGGGCGCTATGTGCCCCCTAGCAGTACCGATCGTAGCCCCTATGAGAAG GTTTCTGCAGGTAATGGTGGCAGCAGCCTCTCTTACACAAACCCAGCAGTGGCAGCCACTTCTGCCAACTTGTAG